One segment of Halococcus saccharolyticus DSM 5350 DNA contains the following:
- a CDS encoding YihY/virulence factor BrkB family protein — protein sequence MNERLAAAAVTVRRIVRHVTGNYVPFLAGSLAYHVFVALVPVSLLSLVVVSAVGGEAGVGYIVELTQPYLTPRARALLANAITGAADRTGLVVLGAGALVWSLFRIFRGIDIAFATIYDAPTHDSLGRQFGDGVVAVLAVTAGLAASVIVGTVVAVVPLGPLARLANPLLFVVVLAVVFFPLYYVFPNVEVTPHDVLPGAVVAAVGWALFHVSFQLYATYAITQEAYEVLGVVLSVLIWVYASMFILLTGAAVNAVLAGYG from the coding sequence ATGAACGAACGACTCGCCGCCGCAGCCGTGACTGTTCGTCGGATCGTTCGTCACGTGACCGGGAACTACGTACCCTTTCTCGCCGGGAGTCTCGCATACCACGTGTTCGTCGCCCTCGTCCCAGTGTCCCTGCTCTCGCTCGTCGTGGTTTCGGCGGTCGGCGGCGAGGCCGGCGTCGGCTACATCGTCGAACTGACACAGCCGTATCTCACGCCACGAGCGCGGGCGCTGCTCGCGAACGCCATTACGGGTGCGGCGGATCGCACTGGGCTGGTCGTGTTGGGTGCTGGTGCGCTGGTCTGGAGCCTGTTCAGGATCTTCCGTGGGATCGATATCGCCTTCGCGACGATCTACGACGCTCCGACCCACGATTCACTCGGACGACAGTTCGGCGACGGCGTCGTGGCCGTACTCGCAGTGACCGCCGGACTCGCTGCGTCGGTGATCGTCGGGACGGTCGTCGCGGTGGTGCCGCTGGGACCGCTCGCCCGGCTCGCCAACCCGCTGCTGTTCGTGGTCGTGCTGGCGGTCGTGTTCTTCCCACTGTACTACGTCTTTCCCAACGTCGAGGTGACGCCCCACGACGTGCTCCCCGGAGCGGTGGTGGCCGCGGTCGGCTGGGCGCTGTTTCACGTCAGCTTTCAGCTCTACGCCACCTACGCGATCACCCAGGAGGCCTACGAGGTGCTCGGGGTCGTGCTCTCGGTGCTGATCTGGGTGTACGCGAGCATGTTCATCCTCCTCACCGGAGCGGCCGTGAACGCCGTCCTCGCCGGCTACGGCTGA
- the speB gene encoding agmatinase — protein MFPDASAERGDADYVLVGAPLDRSTTFQPGARFGPRRVRHFAKTFDDYDNRTGSRFSELGVHDAGNLDPFEDVTEYLDFLAGMLGDAVDDGAVPLLVGGEHTVTAAGVRATDPDVLVCLDAHLDLRESYAGDEYSHATVTRHVLDVADRAVVLGARAGSEAEYERAERDDVTVVPPGDVADWEPDFDDESTVYCSVDIDAADPGFAPGTGTMEPFGLEPRELRAVVRSVAPSTVGFDLVEVNDRDDGQTAALGAKLLREFVYTHAHARVDD, from the coding sequence GTGTTCCCCGACGCGAGCGCCGAGCGAGGCGACGCCGACTACGTTCTCGTCGGCGCGCCGCTCGATCGCTCGACGACGTTCCAGCCCGGCGCACGCTTCGGCCCCCGCCGGGTGCGCCACTTTGCGAAAACGTTCGACGACTACGACAACCGGACCGGGAGCCGGTTTTCCGAACTCGGCGTCCACGACGCCGGCAATCTCGATCCGTTCGAGGACGTCACGGAGTATCTCGATTTCCTCGCGGGAATGCTCGGCGATGCCGTCGACGACGGAGCCGTCCCGCTGCTCGTGGGTGGCGAACACACGGTGACTGCCGCGGGTGTGCGCGCGACCGATCCCGACGTGCTCGTCTGTCTCGACGCTCACCTCGATCTCCGGGAGTCGTACGCGGGCGACGAGTACAGTCACGCCACCGTCACGCGCCACGTGCTCGATGTCGCCGATCGTGCCGTCGTCCTCGGCGCACGCGCCGGCAGCGAAGCCGAGTACGAGCGCGCCGAACGCGACGACGTCACTGTGGTCCCGCCCGGCGACGTGGCTGATTGGGAGCCCGACTTCGACGACGAATCTACCGTCTACTGTAGCGTCGACATCGACGCCGCCGATCCCGGGTTCGCACCGGGCACCGGCACGATGGAGCCGTTCGGGCTCGAACCGCGCGAGCTCCGGGCCGTCGTCCGATCGGTCGCGCCCTCGACTGTCGGATTCGATCTCGTCGAGGTGAACGACCGCGACGACGGCCAGACGGCCGCACTCGGGGCGAAACTCCTCCGGGAGTTCGTGTACACCCACGCTCACGCCCGCGTCGACGACTGA
- a CDS encoding translation initiation factor IF-5A, with product MAREQTQVRDLGEGSYVMIDDAPCKITAYSTAKPGKHGSAKARVEGKGVFDENKRNFTQPVDAKVWVPIIQRKQGQVVSVESDDVAQVMALDTYETFTIKTGDADLAPDDEIEYLEMDEQRKIV from the coding sequence ATGGCCAGAGAGCAGACGCAGGTGCGAGATCTCGGCGAAGGGAGCTACGTGATGATCGACGACGCGCCGTGCAAGATCACGGCGTACAGCACGGCAAAACCGGGCAAACACGGCAGCGCGAAAGCCCGTGTCGAAGGCAAGGGCGTCTTCGACGAGAACAAACGCAACTTCACCCAGCCTGTGGACGCGAAGGTGTGGGTCCCGATCATCCAGCGAAAGCAGGGCCAGGTCGTGAGCGTCGAGTCCGACGACGTCGCCCAGGTGATGGCGCTCGACACCTACGAGACGTTCACGATCAAGACCGGTGACGCCGACCTCGCGCCCGACGACGAGATCGAGTACCTCGAGATGGACGAGCAGCGCAAGATCGTCTGA